Genomic window (Deltaproteobacteria bacterium):
AAAATCCACGCGGCCCTGAAACCCGGCGGCGTGTTCATGGCCTTTCAGGACGGACTGACTCACGAACGAACCCAGCCGGACATGTTCCTGGGCCACTTGGGCACGGCCCTGAGTTCGGGCCAGGCCTTTTATTTCGATCAGGGCGAAATCGCCGCGTCCATGCTGCGAATCGGGTTTCGGTCCGTGCACTCACGCACCGTGACCACGCCCATGGGCGACATGGATCTCGACATCGCGCGCACGGCATGACGCCCGCCCAAAACCACAGGAGAAACCACAATGAACAGACGCACTCTGGCCACCTGGCTCTGCCTGGCGGGCCTCTGCCTCATGGCCGCCCCGGCCCTGGCCGACGATCCCGACGGCCGGGAAATCATGACCATGGCCTATAACCGCGCCGACGGCGAAGATCGGACCTCGACCATGACCATGACCCTCATCAACAAGCGCGGCAGCCAGCGCGTGCGCCAGGTGGAAAGCTGGTCCAAGGACTTTGGCCCGGACCGCAAGTCGGTCATGGTTTTTGACGAGCCCGCCGACGTCCG
Coding sequences:
- a CDS encoding methyltransferase type 12 — protein: KIHAALKPGGVFMAFQDGLTHERTQPDMFLGHLGTALSSGQAFYFDQGEIAASMLRIGFRSVHSRTVTTPMGDMDLDIARTA